The following coding sequences lie in one Benincasa hispida cultivar B227 chromosome 6, ASM972705v1, whole genome shotgun sequence genomic window:
- the LOC120080552 gene encoding stress-induced protein KIN2-like → MADNSHKISYHTGEAKGQVQEKVSNMMDKASDVAQSTKESVQEAGQQMMAKAQGVADAVKDTVNK, encoded by the exons atGGCAGACAATTCTCACAAGATAAGCTACCACACTGGAGAGGCCAAAGGCCAAGTTCAG GAGAAGGTGAGCAACATGATGGATAAGGCAAGTGATGTCGCTCAATCAACCAAAGAGTCGGTACAAGAGGCAGGACAACAAATGATGGCTAAGGCACAAGGAGTAGCAGATGCTGTTAAGGATACTGTGAACAAGTGA
- the LOC120080527 gene encoding stress-induced protein KIN2-like — protein sequence MDNSQKMSYHAGEAKGQAQEKVSSMMDKASDVAQSAKETVQEAGQQVKAKVQGATDAVKDAINK from the exons ATGGATAACTCTCAAAAGATGAGCTACCATGCAGGAGAAGCCAAGGGTCAAGCCCAG GAGAAGGTGAGTAGCATGATGGACAAGGCAAGCGATGTAGCTCAATCAGCTAAGGAAACAGTGCAGGAAGCAGGACAACAAGTGAAGGCCAAAGTACAAGGAGCAACTGATGCCGTCAAGGAtgcaattaataaataa
- the LOC120080541 gene encoding uncharacterized protein LOC120080541 has translation MADSSQKMSYHVGEAKGQAEEKATNLMEKASNAAQSTKETIQEAGQQMMAKAQGAAEAIKDATGLNK, from the coding sequence ATGGCGGATAGTTCTCAAAAGATGAGCTATCATGTTGGAGAAGCCAAAGGCCAAGCTGAAGAAAAGGCGACCAATTTAATGGAGAAGGCAAGCAATGCAGCTCAATCGACAAAAGAAACAATACAAGAGGCAGGTCAACAGATGATGGCAAAGGCTCAAGGAGCAGCGGAGGCTATCAAAGATGCTACTGGCTTGAACAAGTGA